One part of the candidate division TA06 bacterium genome encodes these proteins:
- a CDS encoding WbqC family protein: MIIAAHQPNYLPWAGYFYKMVRCDVFVFMDSVQYSRTSYTARCSIKQNDGNASWLSVPVLKKGRYFQNVSEVIIDNQRPWQAEHLKTLESCYSRTPHFKEYSWLLDLAYGQKWENLSQLNRTVIMRLAEHLGIKTKFVDLSTLDVKGSSTEMLVSLCRSLNADEYLSGTGGQKYLDQEQFRQAGISLKYTKYQPQPYPQPWGEFAPGLSMIDMLFNCGPEETQKIIIH, encoded by the coding sequence ATGATCATCGCCGCGCATCAACCAAACTACCTGCCCTGGGCGGGCTATTTTTATAAAATGGTCCGCTGCGATGTGTTTGTCTTTATGGACAGCGTTCAGTATTCCCGCACCTCGTACACCGCCCGGTGCTCCATCAAACAAAACGATGGCAACGCCAGCTGGCTCTCGGTGCCGGTTCTAAAAAAGGGCCGCTACTTCCAAAACGTCAGCGAAGTAATCATTGACAACCAAAGGCCCTGGCAGGCCGAGCATCTGAAGACCTTGGAATCGTGCTATTCCCGGACGCCGCATTTCAAAGAATATTCCTGGCTGCTGGATCTGGCTTACGGACAAAAATGGGAAAACCTGTCGCAGTTGAACCGGACGGTAATAATGAGACTGGCTGAGCATCTGGGAATAAAAACGAAGTTCGTAGACCTTTCAACACTTGATGTCAAAGGCAGCTCTACGGAAATGCTGGTGTCACTATGCCGGAGCCTTAATGCGGACGAGTATCTCTCCGGCACAGGGGGACAGAAGTATCTGGACCAGGAACAGTTTCGGCAGGCCGGGATAAGCCTCAAGTATACAAAATACCAGCCCCAACCCTATCCTCAGCCCTGGGGAGAATTCGCGCCCGGGCTTTCGATGATAGATATGCTTTTCAACTGCGGGCCGGAAGAAACCCAAAAAATAATCATCCATTGA